The following proteins come from a genomic window of Lemur catta isolate mLemCat1 chromosome 4, mLemCat1.pri, whole genome shotgun sequence:
- the PPP3R1 gene encoding calcineurin subunit B type 1 codes for MGNEASYPLEMCSHFDADEIKRLGKRFKKLDLDNSGSLSVEEFMSLPELQQNPLVQRVIDIFDTDGNGEVDFKEFIEGVSQFSVKGDKEQKLRFAFRIYDMDKDGYISNGELFQVLKMMVGNNLKDTQLQQIVDKTIINADKDGDGRISFEEFCAVVGGLDIHKKMVVDV; via the exons TTGATGCGGATGAGATTAAAAGGTTAGGAAAGAGATTTAAGAAGCTCGATTTGGACAATTCTGGTTCTTTGAGTGTGGAAGAGTTCATGTCTCTGCCTGAGTTACAACAGAATCCTTTAGTACAGCGAGTAATAGATATATTCGACACAGATGGGAATGGAGAAGTAGACTTCAAAG AATTCATTGAGGGAGTCTCTCAGTTCAGTGTCAAAGGAGATAAGGAGCAGAAGTTGAGGT tTGCTTTTCGTATCTATGACATGGATAAAGATGGCTATATTTCCAATGGAGAACTCTTCCAGGTGTTGAAGATGATGGTGGGGAACAATCTGAAAGATACACAGTTACAGCAAATTGTAGACAAAACCATAATAAATGCAGATAAGGATGGAGATGGAAGAATATCCTTTGAAGAATTctgtgct GTCGTAGGTGGCCTAGATATCCACAAAAAGATGGTGGTAGACGTGTGA